One stretch of Periplaneta americana isolate PAMFEO1 chromosome 1, P.americana_PAMFEO1_priV1, whole genome shotgun sequence DNA includes these proteins:
- the LOC138703791 gene encoding uncharacterized protein has translation MTSFLPLLGVLLLLSSICDACRSGHKVDRGTQSTSAGQEKHLEQIKSKGQSANRGGVSGCSLRINSDLGKESALLLKPSGSLDGHRFMLPTAESDILTFKRGEKILLTCPGNGNSIVINNRQKQYSEVIATCQSGSKFLVEGVATDFRYVKCKSTPDPSVQRVGQCHRNQHELHAIGFQVSAGFIRLMETCYDARLYNTLYVRFNLMKGAENRQRNVPRLSYFRKSTHFRNIQPPIEKVYNCVKGQYAVFINLLGSPQLAARYINCNSRTAMRLEKGHLAAYADFIYHPQQKATLYYINTAPQWESFNLGNWKILEERVRKYARIHNTDLVVYAGSYNVSRLRDVNENECEIFLTKDSNNNPVLPVPQSLYRMVLDQTAKRGIVFLGVNSIRRDDRHVICPDVCEQTISFFGGWNRMDVVKGVIYCCTVKDFLSATGLTSTLPGSGSALLK, from the exons ATGACGAGTTTCTTGCCGCTGTTGGGCGTATTGCTCTTGCTGAGTAGCATCTGTGATGCTTGTCGATCAG GTCACAAAGTAGATCGTGGAACCCAGAGTACAAGTGCAGGGCAAGAAAAGCATTTGGAACAAATTAAAAGTAAGGGCCAAAGTGCAAACAGAGGAG GTGTTTCAGGTTGCAGCTTACGGATAAACTCTGACCTGGGCAAGGAGAGTGCATTACTTCTGAAGCCTTCTGGTTCACTTGATGGACATCGCTTCATGCTGCCGACAGCAGAATCCGACATTCTAACATTTAAGCGTGGAGAGAAAATCCTCCTCACGTGTCCTGGCAACGGAAATAGCATTGTAATCAACAATCGTCAGAAACAGTACAGTGAAGTTATAGCGACATGCCAGTCag GCAGTAAGTTCCTGGTGGAAGGAGTGGCAACAGACTTCCGCTACGTGAAATGCAAGTCCACGCCCGACCCCTCCGTGCAGCGAGTGGGGCAATGTCACCGCAACCAGCACGAGTTGCATGCTATCGGTTTCCAGGTGAGCGCCGGTTTCATCAGGCTGATGGAAACGTGCTACGACGCGCGGCTATACAACACTCTGTATGTCAGGTTCAATCTCATGAAGGGTGCCGAGAACCGACAGAGAAATGTGCCGAGACTCTCTTACTTCAGAAAGTCTACACACTTCAGGAACATCCAGCCTCCTATAGAAAAAGTCTACAATTGCGTGAAAGGACAGTACGCTGTATTTATTAACCTATTGGGATCCCCTCAATTGGCTGCGAG GTACATCAATTGTAACAGCCGCACTGCCATGAGACTCGAGAAAGGTCACTTGGCTGCGTATGCTGACTTCATATACCATCCCCAGCAAAAAGCCACATTGTATTACATCAACACGGCACCTCAATGGGAGTCATTCAATCTCGGTAACTGGAAGATTTTGGAGGAGAGGGTGCGAAAATACGCCAGGATCCATAATACCGACCTCGTAGTTTACGCAGGTAGCTACAACGTCTCCAGACTGAGGGATGTAAATGAAAACGAATGCGAGATATTTCTGACGAAAGACTCCAACAACAACCCAGTGCTGCCAGTGCCACAGTCGTTGTACAGAATGGTGCTCGATCAGACCGCAAAACGAGGCATCGTGTTCTTGGGCGTTAACAGCATCCGGAGAGATGACAGACACGTTATCTGCCCCGATGTGTGCGAGCAGACGATCTCATTCTTCGGGGGATGGAACAGGATGGATGTCGTGAAGGGCGTCATATATTGCTGTACTGTCAAAGATTTCCTCAGCGCTACTGGTCTCACTTCCACTTTACCAGGAAGTGGTTCAGCGCTTCTAAAGTGA
- the LOC138703799 gene encoding uncharacterized protein, with protein sequence MASLKLSSVFCSIFVLIQLWIVIAQPKKVCKIPPSIVTPDSPKILMNENESVASSTRNYKTGDYVTFICTDSIKNVMVITNRNPRVEHQILAHCVQDTSFRIDRTIYNFSQIICQKPPPITHRNVGHCSNQTEEKVQIGFRVGRGFISLIEACYDVVRDIPVTTRHILRKYVKRVETEDDRRNFHKRRIADHRENVFRCENQFANLETLIRSSTEARRYINCKEGGDMYFVRGFLAPISDFLPGYQFEEKSYVYNTAPQWLTANVGNWLHLENKIRSYVNKKNTDLAIMTGTLQVTTLPDYVGVERHLYLDAQARKTPVPALFWKLLHDQSRNAGIVFIGVNNPYHSSPRAHGYIICTCMCSKAKGWFNDRNRFDTQKGYIYCCTVEEFVHKTNIFSVSFNVRKILDYS encoded by the exons TCTGCAAAATCCCTCCTTCCATAGTGACACCGGATTCACCAAAGATATTGATGAACGAAAATGAGAGCGTAGCAAGTTCCACTCGCAATTACAAAACCGGTGATTATGTGACTTTCATATGTACAGACAGTATCAAGAATGTTATGGTGATTACAAACAGGAACCCAAGAGTGGAGCATCAGATTTTAGCCCACTGTGTGCAAG ATACATCGTTCAGAATCGATCGTACGATTTACAACTTCAGTCAGATTATATGCCAGAAACCACCACCAATAACCCACAGAAATGTAGGACATTGCAGCAATCAGACAGAGGAAAAAGTTCAGATCGGTTTCAGAGTCGGCCGAGGATTCATTTCGCTCATCGAAGCCTGCTACGACGTAGTGAGAGACATCCCTGTAACCACAAGACACATCCTTCGCAAGTACGTCAAGCGAGTGGAGACTGAAGACGACAGGAGGAACTTCCACAAACGTCGTATCGCAGATCATAGGGAAAACGTCTTCAGATGTGAAAATCAGTTTGCTAATCTGGAAACTCTGATTCGTTCAAGTACTGAAGCAAGAAGGTACATTAATTGTAAAGAAGGGGGAGACATGTACTTCGTCAGAGGTTTCCTTGCACCAATTTCCGACTTCTTGCCCGGCTACCAATTTGAAGAAAAATCGTACGTTTACAACACAGCTCCCCAGTGGCTGACTGCTAACGTTGGCAACTGGCTGcatttggaaaacaaaatcaGAAGTTATGTTAACAAAAAAAATACGGACCTTGCCATTATGACTGGAACATTACAAGTAACAACGCTTCCGGATTATGTCGGAGTAGAAAGACATTTATATCTCGATGCACAAGCTAGAAAAACTCCTGTTCCAGCCCTGTTCTGGAAATTACTTCATGATCAGAGTAGGAACGCCGGCATTGTGTTCATCGGTGTCAACAATCCATACCATTCTTCACCGCGAGCCCATGGTTACATCATCTGTACCTGCATGTGTAGTAAAGCCAAAGGATGGTTCAATGACAGGAATAGATTTGACACACAGAAAGGCTACATATATTGTTGTACTGTAGAGGAATTTGTTCACAAGactaatatattttcagtttcttttaaCGTCAGGAAAATACTTGATTATTCATAA